In Rhizobium jaguaris, a single window of DNA contains:
- a CDS encoding Gfo/Idh/MocA family protein, with protein MTDDVFGVAIIGCGLIGQKRAAALSARAKLVACADKDWPRAEKLATSRGARAFSDWQDVLDLPDVDIVIIATLHDSLAELTLAAAQAGKHVLVEKPAARFAAELVPVMAAAEATGVKVHVGFNHRYHRALRKAKEIVHDGALGELMFIRARYGHGGRIGYDKEWRSNPALSGGGELIDQGPHLIDLSRWFLGEFADVSGFANTYYWDMPVDDNGFMLLKTDRKQAAFLHVSCTEWKNMFSMEIYGKIGKLEISGLGGSYGVERLTHYHMLPEMGPPETTSWEYPMADNSWSVELEEFYDDIKLDRPSAAGLADAYESLKIIEKIYQESGYDHRA; from the coding sequence ATGACAGATGACGTATTCGGCGTGGCCATCATCGGTTGCGGATTGATCGGCCAAAAGCGAGCAGCGGCACTCAGCGCCAGGGCAAAGTTGGTGGCGTGTGCAGACAAGGATTGGCCCAGAGCCGAGAAGCTCGCTACCAGCCGTGGCGCACGTGCGTTCAGCGATTGGCAAGACGTCCTGGACTTGCCAGATGTGGACATTGTCATAATCGCCACACTTCATGACTCATTGGCAGAGCTGACACTAGCTGCAGCGCAAGCCGGAAAGCATGTGCTCGTGGAGAAGCCGGCGGCTCGTTTTGCTGCCGAGCTTGTGCCCGTGATGGCGGCTGCTGAAGCAACCGGTGTAAAGGTGCACGTGGGCTTCAACCATCGCTACCATCGCGCGTTGCGCAAAGCGAAGGAGATCGTTCACGACGGCGCTCTCGGCGAGCTGATGTTCATCCGCGCACGTTACGGCCACGGAGGTCGTATCGGCTACGATAAAGAGTGGCGATCAAATCCCGCCTTGTCCGGCGGCGGCGAGCTCATCGACCAGGGACCTCATCTCATAGATCTGTCGCGCTGGTTCCTCGGCGAATTCGCGGACGTATCAGGGTTCGCCAATACCTACTACTGGGACATGCCGGTCGACGATAATGGGTTCATGCTTCTCAAGACCGACAGGAAGCAAGCGGCTTTCCTCCATGTCTCGTGCACGGAATGGAAAAACATGTTTTCCATGGAGATCTACGGAAAGATAGGCAAGCTCGAGATTTCAGGGCTCGGCGGCAGCTACGGTGTAGAGCGACTGACCCACTATCACATGCTCCCCGAAATGGGTCCGCCTGAAACGACATCATGGGAATATCCAATGGCTGACAATTCGTGGTCGGTCGAATTGGAAGAGTTTTATGACGACATCAAGCTCGATCGCCCAAGCGCAGCAGGGCTCGCTGACGCCTATGAGTCGTTGAAGATTATCGAAAAGATCTATCAGGAGTCTGGCTATGATCATCGCGCGTAG
- a CDS encoding SDR family NAD(P)-dependent oxidoreductase — MQEKPLKGRVAIITGANQGLGLEIARRYVTAGADLMICARNSELLDAAKTELRALATPEQRLSCLSADVSKQADVEAVVKATLSQFGSCQVLVNNAGVYGPKGEIETVDWSEWVRAMEINIFGSVLICRELLGHFKQQGYGKIIQLSGGGATNPLPRISAYAASKAAIVRFAETLAEEVRGLGIDVNCIAPGALNTRMLDEVLDAGPEKVGQAFYERALKQKESGGAPIGRGAELALFLASAASDGITGKLISAVWDNWEHWPEHKDELAKSDAYTLRRITGRDRGFTWGDK; from the coding sequence GTGCAAGAAAAGCCGCTTAAGGGCCGCGTCGCAATCATTACCGGCGCCAATCAAGGTCTGGGACTTGAGATTGCCCGTAGATACGTCACAGCTGGCGCTGACCTCATGATATGCGCGAGAAACAGCGAACTACTGGATGCTGCCAAGACGGAGCTCCGGGCCCTGGCAACGCCTGAGCAGAGGCTGTCATGTTTATCCGCAGACGTATCAAAACAAGCTGATGTCGAAGCGGTGGTAAAAGCCACTCTGTCGCAGTTTGGAAGCTGCCAGGTTTTGGTAAACAACGCTGGCGTCTACGGTCCAAAGGGCGAGATCGAAACCGTCGATTGGTCCGAGTGGGTTCGGGCCATGGAGATCAATATTTTCGGCTCAGTCTTAATTTGCCGTGAGCTCCTTGGACATTTCAAGCAGCAGGGTTACGGCAAGATCATACAGCTATCAGGCGGGGGAGCGACCAATCCCCTGCCCCGAATAAGCGCCTATGCCGCATCAAAGGCGGCAATCGTGCGCTTTGCCGAAACGCTCGCGGAAGAAGTTCGCGGGCTAGGAATTGACGTCAACTGCATCGCGCCTGGCGCGCTTAATACGCGGATGCTTGACGAGGTGCTTGATGCCGGACCCGAGAAGGTGGGGCAGGCGTTTTATGAGCGCGCCTTGAAGCAAAAGGAAAGCGGCGGTGCCCCGATTGGGAGAGGCGCCGAACTCGCCCTTTTCCTTGCTTCCGCAGCGAGTGACGGAATTACCGGCAAGTTGATAAGTGCTGTATGGGACAACTGGGAGCATTGGCCGGAACATAAGGATGAACTCGCGAAGTCTGATGCCTACACATTACGTCGGATTACGGGTCGAGATCGCGGCTTCACCTGGGGCGACAAGTAA